AGGCCGCCGCCCTGGTCAAGGACATCGCCACCGCGAAGTTCGACGAGACCGTCGAAGTGCACTTCCGCCTCGGCATCGACCCCCGCAAGAGCGACCAGAACGTGCGTGGCACCGTCGCCCTGCCCCACGGCACCGGCCGCACCGTGCGCGTCGCCGTGATCACCAAGGGTGACAACGTGCAGGCCGCCGAAGCCGCCGGCGCCGACGTGGTCGGCAGCGACGAGCTGATCGAGCGCATCGCCGGTGGATTCATGGAGTTCGACGCCGTCGTGGCGACGCCCGACATGATGGCCGCCGTCGGTCAGAAACTCGCGCGTCTGCTCGGGCCGCGCGGCCTGCTGCCCAACCCCAAGAGCGGCACCGTCGGTCCCGACGTGGCCGGCATGGTCAAGAGCCTCAAGGCCGGTCGGATCGAGTTCCGTAACGACAAGACCGGCGTCGTGCACGCGCCCATCGGCAAGGCCAGCTTCGAGCCCGGCAGCCTCAGCGAGAACTACGCCTCGCTGGTCAGCGCTCTGGAAGCCGCCAAGCCGGGAAGCGCCAAGGGCGTGTTCCTGCGCAGCGCCTTCCTGACCACGACCATGGGTCCCAGCATTCCGCTGACCCTGTCGCAGGGCTGAGCAGTCCGGGAACCGCCCGGACCCCCGGCGCGGTTCCCACCCCGCACCACCCAACCGTTGGCACCCCGGTGCAATCCTCGCACCTTATTCCAATCCGTTTCTTTTCAGGCATCCATGACAGCGGGGACCCTTGCCAGGTTTAAACATCCCGCCGAGTTGTCAGGTGACGAGCACTGCACCTGGACTTGTTCCCACCTAGGAGGTACTGCGTGGCGAACGACAAGAACCAGCAGACCCTCAGCAGCCTCAAGGGCAGCCTTACGGGCGTCGACACGTTCTACGTGGTCGACTACCAGGGCCTGACCGCCGGCCAGCTGGGCAAACTGCGTAAAGACATCCGCGAGAAGGGCGGGCAGCTGATTGTTGCCAAGAACACCCTGATCAACCTCGCCCTTCAGGACGGCGGCCGTGACTTTGCCGACGCTCTGAAAGGCCCCAGCGCCATCGTTGTCGCCCAGGAAGACCCCGCCGGGGTCGCCAAGGCCCTCAGCGACGCCGCCAAAGGCAACGACAAGGGCATCCCCGCCGTCAAGGCCGGCTTTGTCGAGGGCAACCGCGTCGACGTGAAAGTCGTCGAGCGTCTGGCCAGCCTGGGCAGCAAGCAGAGCCTGCAGGGCGAGCTGGTGGGCGTGCTCAGCGCGCACCTCAGCAACTTCGTGGGCATCCTCGAAGCGTACAAGACCAAACTCGAAGAACAGGCCTGAACGCCTGAGCGTTCCCCACCGGAACGCCCTTCTTTCCCACTCTCAGCACCACCCACTTCAATTTCGGAGGAACACATCATGGCTTACGACAAACAGGCTCTTATCGACCAGCTCGGCCAGCTCACCATCATGGAACTCGCGGACCTCATCGACGGTCTGAAGGAAACCTGGGGCGTCACCGCCGCCGTCGCCGCTGGCCCCGCCGCCGGCCCCGCCGCTGCCGTTGAAGA
This is a stretch of genomic DNA from Deinococcus depolymerans. It encodes these proteins:
- the rplA gene encoding 50S ribosomal protein L1, with amino-acid sequence MPKHGKRYEALIAKVDRNKQYTIDEAAALVKDIATAKFDETVEVHFRLGIDPRKSDQNVRGTVALPHGTGRTVRVAVITKGDNVQAAEAAGADVVGSDELIERIAGGFMEFDAVVATPDMMAAVGQKLARLLGPRGLLPNPKSGTVGPDVAGMVKSLKAGRIEFRNDKTGVVHAPIGKASFEPGSLSENYASLVSALEAAKPGSAKGVFLRSAFLTTTMGPSIPLTLSQG
- the rplJ gene encoding 50S ribosomal protein L10 — its product is MANDKNQQTLSSLKGSLTGVDTFYVVDYQGLTAGQLGKLRKDIREKGGQLIVAKNTLINLALQDGGRDFADALKGPSAIVVAQEDPAGVAKALSDAAKGNDKGIPAVKAGFVEGNRVDVKVVERLASLGSKQSLQGELVGVLSAHLSNFVGILEAYKTKLEEQA